The nucleotide sequence GGGACGGCAGAGGCTTCCGCAGGTCGAATTCTCCCTTCTGCGGATACCACGAATAACAGAGGGTCGCTGCCTCCTCGTTCGTCGCTGGTCGGAACCCGTCTTCGCCCTGATCTTCCTCGGTTTCCGCCATAACGAACGATTGGAACCCGGAATGCTCGAGTAGAACATCCTCCGTCACGGAATCCGCTGCCTGATCAATCAGGTCGGTCGTCGGTCGCGTGATCTTGTCCAGACGATAGGCCAGTGGGTTTTCGATAGGCTTCATTCTGTCGCTCCTTCTGTGGTTACGGTGTGGGGATCGTTCCAGAACCATTCGGCGTCGACGCAAACGAGCGTCCTGCCGTTGTGCTCGAATGGACAGAACTTATTCTGCCTCGCGAGTCTCACGATCGATTCAGGGACCGGGACTTCGAGATTGTCCAGACTGGTCGCTTGCTGCTTAGACATACGTTCTTACCCTCTCTGGGGATGTGATGGACTGGAACTACTGCCGCGAGAACTCGATCCTTCTGCGACGATCCCGGTGGAATGACTCGTCCCTGATATTCGCGTCGTCACCCGGTCGAACGATCTCAACGAGCTTGCAGGACTTGGGGTCTCTGCCTGAGAGAATGTCGACGCGGCAACCAAGCGCCTTTGCCAGCGATTGTGCGGCACGTTCTGCACGCTTTTCGCAGTCGTACTCGATGCCGTCGACGTACCACACTTGGCGATTATGGTACTTGTCCAGAAACTCAATCGCCTTCTCGGTCAGCACCAGGACAGCTTTGTCGTCACCGAACTGCCCCAACTTCCGAACGGCTTTGACATGCTTGGGACATGCCAGGCACTTCCTCACGAGGTGTGCTGAGTTTGGCTGGTCCGGTTCCTCCGTCAGTTCGCAGTTGCAGGCATAACATCGGGGGAACGCGGCCAGCATTTCACGGCGCAGTCGTTGCTTTATTCGCTGCCTCATGGGGTCACCGTCCCTTCGTCCGCCAATTTGGGATCGGTGACGGAATCAGCACGACGCAAACTGATTGTCCATTGGCGGGGGATGCGAGCCAGTGCGAAACGGACCTTGTTCGCAGCATTGGCCGTGTCCTCGGCAGTGCGGAACGTGAGATTACCCTGCACACACTTCGGGAAGTCGGCTGGGTTCGCTGGTCGGTCCTGCAGAGCGATCCCCGACAGAATCACGACTGATCCCCGATTCGTCAGGAGTGCCCATCGCCGTCTGTTCCTGCTGGTTTCGCTCTGGTTGTAGAGCAACACGTACTGGGCAGCGAGTTCCATTCCCAGTTCATCAGTGACGCTGGGGGGAACGTCGCGGGAATTGGCGGGTTCCCAGCTCACGTTCTGGATGGTGAGCGTCCCGCAGGTGGGTGAGTCCTTCCAGTGGTTGCGAGGCTTCTTGAGCCGCTCCATTGCCTCGGTCGCTTCCTCGATCGACAGAGGAGTCCCGGAAATGGCTCTTGGGGCGTCTGGAATCGCCAATGGGATCTGTTCGTCGTCCGTGACCTGAGAAGCACCGTCTGGTCTGTGTGCGGCATGAAAAATAGGGGTGTACGTCGCCATAAATGAGACTCCCTTGTGAGAATGTGGCACCATCCAGGCACCGAGCGCAACGGTAGCGCGGAGCCTGTTCAGGTACGTGGGGACACCGTGTCTGAGAACTCTGAGGCGGGCCTGAAAACGTCAGTGCGTTTTGGCCGGAGAGAAAATGAAACAACCCCCGTCGAAGTCTGTTACCACACAAGACATCTCGACGGGGGTCGATGATCTGATTCGTATTGTTCGGTCGCGAGTGTTGTCGCTCGCTGCTGTCTTGTGTGGTAGGAGAGAAATTATCGAGTGATTCGAGAGTTGTCAAATAACTTTTAGAAAACTCTCAAAAATCTCTTTTCGAGTTTTCCGAAAGCCAGAGACGATGTCTAATGCGACCATGGCACGAAACCACTACAGCCCAGAGCAACTTGAACGAATCGCCGATGAGCTTGTCGACGCGGCATCGCTCTTGCGGGATACTGCGTCTGCCCTTCGTCAAAACGACGTTCCTCAGGTCCTGCTGCATGGGACTATGTCAATTCAGACACACGTTCCTGCAATTTCAGACTGGTCGGGAAAGGTTTCCCTCGACGCGAAGGCTCAGATCAGAGCGTACCTCGCTGGGGTTCCTAGCCGAGCTGAGATCCATATCAAGCAAAATGAGCAGGCCAAGACATCAGCCGCCAGGAAGCCTCGGAAGAAGCCTGGGACATGATAGTCTTCACTCCAACTCAGCAACACATCGACGCAATCGCGACTCTCTTGATTCACTGGGGAGAATGGGAAATGGAGCACGGATGCAAGCTAAAGCATCGAGCACAGAAAAAGCCTCATCGGCCAGTGAAGGGACCGCGAAAGAAGATTGAAGCAAGTCGGGAATCGTCGCCAACCGAATCCCCGCCGATACCGAAGCCTACGCTCACCAGCTCGACGATGCTAACGAACGCGGAAGCGGCAGCATTCATCAATGTGAAGCCGGGGACACTCGATAGCTGGCGTTACATGCAACGTGAGGGCCAACCACCTTACCATAAGCTCGGGAGACTGATCCGGTATCGCCTCGGGGAACTAGAGTCGTGGCTTGAGTCGAACAGGGTCGAGTCCTGATCCGCAGGTCCTGCTAGGATCACCGCAATAGGGTGTGGAAAATTTGCCACAACCTGAGAAGGCCCAGATCCTGCTGGGATCGACCGACTTCTGCTCACCTTGGCTTGACCGGCATAGTTGCCACCTTGCCAGTGCTTGTTTCGTACTTGACTTCGCGTGGCTCTTGAAAGGTGTCGCCTGGCGACACCTTTTCACGCAACTTGCACACAAATGAATGATGAACGCCACA is from Schlesneria sp. DSM 10557 and encodes:
- a CDS encoding helix-turn-helix domain-containing protein encodes the protein MLTNAEAAAFINVKPGTLDSWRYMQREGQPPYHKLGRLIRYRLGELESWLESNRVES